TGGTTTGATTAAGACCTCTTCATCTGGCTGAATATTTCCTGTAGCAATTGTGTTTTTTACGATGGTTTTAATTTCTGTTTTTTCTGTTTTAAAAACAACCGGCGATTCCTGATTCTTTGCATACAAATAGTAAAGTGCGCCAAAAAAAACTACAGCAATTAAAATTAAAATGGTTACGGTAACTCCTTTTTTCATTTTGTTTTGGTTTATTTTTTTGATTGATAATTTTATTCTGTTCGCAAAGCATCTACAGGCTTCACGTTTATTGCAGTTTGTGCCGGAATAAATCCTGCCAGCAAACCGGATCCTACTAATATTATTAAGGCCACAAATACAACTCCTAAATCGACGCTTGGATTGGCAAACATCGTGTCATTTCCCGGCGGCATCGAATCGAGAGCCATATTCAAAAGCGCAATAATTCCGGTTGCGACGGCAATACCCAGCATTCCTGAAACGATAGTTAAAAATATTGATTCAGTTAAAATTTGTCCGCGAATAGCTGCCGGCGTTGCTCCAAGAGCTCTCCTGATTCCTATTTCCTTGGTACGTTCTTTAACTACAATGAGCATAATATTTGAAATACCTATTACTCCCGAAATCAAAACTAATGTTCCTACGAAGTAAGCAATAACTTTCAAAATATTAAACAAACTCTGCACTTTATTGAACTGTTCATACAAATCAAAATTCCCTACCGCTCTTTCGTCATTAGGATGAACCGAATGAAGTGCTCTTATTATTTCCAGAATTTTCGGTTTTAATTCGGTGATCGATTTATCATCTTTTGCCGTGATAGCCATCCAGCCTACTTTATCACCATAATTGAATGCCTGCTGAAAAGTCGTAAAAGGAATAAATATATTTTTTTGTTCCTGTTCTGCATTTCCGCCCTGCTGCTTGGATTTATAAATCCCAACAACCATAAAATTTATACCGTTGATTTTTATATAGGTTCCAATAGCTTCTTCTTCTTTTCCATAAAGTTCACTGATGACTCCTTTACCAATTACAGCAATTTTTCTTTTTTCCTTAATATCCTGCTGATTCATAAATCTTCCTTTTATGATATCCATTGGCTGTTGTTTTATCAGTTCCGGATAATCCCCATAAATAGTAAAAGAAGATGTTTTTGTACCACGTACTACATTGTTGGTGCCGTTAAAATCCCCTAACTGATTTCGGGGCGATACATACAATAAATCAGGCAGTGCCGCTTTTAAAGCAGCAACATCACTGTTTCTAAAATCGTAACGACGTGTTTTAGGCAGTCCTTTATAAGCTTTAGAGGTAGTCTGGCTCCACATAAACATTGTGTTTGTGGCAATTCCGTCAAACCCTTTTTTCACTCCGTTCTCCAGACCATTTCCGGCAGCAAGCAGTATTACTAAAATAAAAATACCCCAAAATACCCCAAATGCGGTTAGAATTGTCCTAAAGACGTTGGCTGTTAAAGCCTGTAAAATTTCATCCCAATTATCTCTGCTAAACATAATTACTCGTCTCTAAGTGCTACAATAGGTTTAATTTTGGCTGCTCTGTAAGCAGGAAAAAATCCTGCTGCCGCTCCGGCAAATACCAGTAAAAACAGTGTTGTTAAGGCTACACTAAAATCTACTTCGGGATTTCTAAAAAACTCACTCTGAACCATCGGCCCAACGAACTCCAATAATAACAGACTTCCCAAAAGACCGACAAATCCGGCAATTGTGGTAATAAAAATAGATTCGTGCAATATCATCGAAATAATAGAAAACGGAGAAGCACCTAATGCTTTACGAATTCCAATTTCTTTTGTTCTTTCTTTTACGATAATAAGCATGATGTTACTTACCCCTACTACACCGGCGATAATAGTACAAATACCCACCCACCAAAAAAACAATCGGATGTATAAATTCAGATCGTAAAACTGTTTGGCATCTTTTACCGAATTATAAGCGTTTACACCGCTTTCATCTTCGGGAGCCACAATATTTTTGCTTTTTAATAAGTCTTTTAAATCTTGTGTAAACTTTTCAGATTGTGCCAGTGCTTCATCGTAATTATCTGTTTTTTTCAGGGTAAAAAACAAATTACTTATTTTATCGCCGCCTCCAAAAGTCTTCTGTACAGTAGACAATGGCAGGTAAGCACGGGTTTCTTCTCTTTCTCCTCCCGGATCTGTAAAAACCCCGATTACTTTAAAACTGATATTGTTAATTAAGATTTCTTCGCCTATTGCCTCTTTATCTTTAAGTAAATCGGTTTTTAATTTCATACCAATAACCGCCACTTTTGCATTACTTTCGAGATCTTTTGCATTCACAAATCGCCCCTTAACAATGGTTAAGTTTTCTATTCCGCCATAATCCGGATCAACGCCACGGTACTGATAACTGCCTGATTCTTTTCCGTAAGCGAATGGCTGTCCCCAATAATTTTGTGTTGATGCCCTAAGGTCTAATTTATCTTCAAACTTCTGAACCGACTGACTGTAATCGCTGTTTCTAAACTGAATTTGTCTTCCTGGATTCAGTCCTTTGTATTCTTTAGTTGTCGTTCCGGACCAGACTTCGATAATTCCTGCCGCATCACGTTCGAATTGTTTTTCGATACCATTCTGAAGTCCTTTCCCGGCCCCCAGTAAAATCACCAAAATAAAAATTCCCGAAGCTACAGAAACCCCTGTCAAAAAGGTTCTGAGTTTGTTTTTTGAAATGGCTTCAAATATTTCCTGCCAGCGTTCGATATTAAACATAAGATGAAGCTCTAACTTGTTCTACCATTTTATCATCGATAATTAATCCGTCTTTCAGGACTACATTTCTTTTGCACATTGCAGCAATATCAGGTTCGTGCGTTACGATCAAAATCGTTTTGCCCTCGTCGTTAATTCCCTGAATCAGTTCCATCACTTCATAAGAAGTTTTGGTATCCAAAGCTCCGGTAGGTTCATCTGCCAGCAGAACCTTTGGGTTCGATGCCAGGGCTCTTGCTATGGCTACACGCTGTTTCTGTCCTCCTGAAAGCTCGCTTGGTAAATGATGAGAGTGTGAACCTAATCCCACTTTCTTCAGATATTTCATCGCGATTTCGTAACGTTCTTTTCTTTTTATTCCCTGATAATACAAAGGCATGGCAACGTTATCCAGCGCTGTTTTATAGTTTATTAAATTAAAAGACTGAAAAACGAAACCTAAAAATTTGTTGCGGTATCTTGAAGCTAAAGTTTCGTTTAATTTTTTAATTGGCGTTTTGTCTAAAATATAACTGCCTGAGTCGGCTTCATCCAGAATTCCTAAAATATTAAGAAGGGTTGATTTACCTGACCCAGATGATCCCATGATCGCTACTAATTCTCCTTCGGCTATATTAAAATTTATTCCTTTTAACACATGCAGCTCTGAACTTCCCATTTTATAGGATTTGTGTAAATCTTTGATTTCGATCATGGTATTGTTAAATTTTAAAACAATGATACTATATTTTATAAGTAATTTATGATAATAAAAAGTTAATAATTTTATTACACCTTTTAAATAAGACGGTGAACAATATCAAATGTTACACTTTTTCCGAATAATTTAATTGTTTTCTTAATTTTGTGTCGTTTTAAAAAATTATTAACTATGAAGTTTTCTTCAACTATTGCTTTATTTGGCCTAATCGCAGTTCTTGCGGGCTGTTCCTCTACTCAAAAATTAGAAACGCTGAAGCCGGAACCGGATGATGCCAGTCCGTTGGTTTA
This portion of the Flavobacterium gelatinilyticum genome encodes:
- a CDS encoding ABC transporter permease translates to MFSRDNWDEILQALTANVFRTILTAFGVFWGIFILVILLAAGNGLENGVKKGFDGIATNTMFMWSQTTSKAYKGLPKTRRYDFRNSDVAALKAALPDLLYVSPRNQLGDFNGTNNVVRGTKTSSFTIYGDYPELIKQQPMDIIKGRFMNQQDIKEKRKIAVIGKGVISELYGKEEEAIGTYIKINGINFMVVGIYKSKQQGGNAEQEQKNIFIPFTTFQQAFNYGDKVGWMAITAKDDKSITELKPKILEIIRALHSVHPNDERAVGNFDLYEQFNKVQSLFNILKVIAYFVGTLVLISGVIGISNIMLIVVKERTKEIGIRRALGATPAAIRGQILTESIFLTIVSGMLGIAVATGIIALLNMALDSMPPGNDTMFANPSVDLGVVFVALIILVGSGLLAGFIPAQTAINVKPVDALRTE
- a CDS encoding ABC transporter permease, with amino-acid sequence MFNIERWQEIFEAISKNKLRTFLTGVSVASGIFILVILLGAGKGLQNGIEKQFERDAAGIIEVWSGTTTKEYKGLNPGRQIQFRNSDYSQSVQKFEDKLDLRASTQNYWGQPFAYGKESGSYQYRGVDPDYGGIENLTIVKGRFVNAKDLESNAKVAVIGMKLKTDLLKDKEAIGEEILINNISFKVIGVFTDPGGEREETRAYLPLSTVQKTFGGGDKISNLFFTLKKTDNYDEALAQSEKFTQDLKDLLKSKNIVAPEDESGVNAYNSVKDAKQFYDLNLYIRLFFWWVGICTIIAGVVGVSNIMLIIVKERTKEIGIRKALGASPFSIISMILHESIFITTIAGFVGLLGSLLLLEFVGPMVQSEFFRNPEVDFSVALTTLFLLVFAGAAAGFFPAYRAAKIKPIVALRDE
- a CDS encoding ABC transporter ATP-binding protein, translated to MIEIKDLHKSYKMGSSELHVLKGINFNIAEGELVAIMGSSGSGKSTLLNILGILDEADSGSYILDKTPIKKLNETLASRYRNKFLGFVFQSFNLINYKTALDNVAMPLYYQGIKRKERYEIAMKYLKKVGLGSHSHHLPSELSGGQKQRVAIARALASNPKVLLADEPTGALDTKTSYEVMELIQGINDEGKTILIVTHEPDIAAMCKRNVVLKDGLIIDDKMVEQVRASSYV